One Artemia franciscana chromosome 15, ASM3288406v1, whole genome shotgun sequence genomic window carries:
- the LOC136036026 gene encoding uncharacterized protein LOC136036026 produces the protein MTLSNPSFRDESDGRRLAGRSPSSSGPGRPGQRSGHVRSNSLNRSHRAQNGAIRNSRKGKGLPPLNIAVTDSSAKPYVSMSPNTPSGESSLNGSVDSDSVAGSVLSSASVGSLTKSPLRSSLKKPRQNGLGIANPAFAGSSPSITSRGSVKKVKIVIEQESTPV, from the coding sequence ATGACATTATCAAATCCGAGTTTTCGGGATGAGTCAGACGGCAGACGACTTGCGGGAAGAAGTCCTAGCTCATCTGGCCCAGGGAGGCCTGGCCAAAGAAGTGGTCATGTTCGCTCAAATTCATTAAACCGATCCCATCGTGCACAAAATGGGGCCATCAGAAATTCTCGTAAGGGGAAGGGGCTACCTCCTCTTAATATAGCTGTAACAGACTCAAGTGCAAAGCCCTATGTTTCCATGAGTCCTAATACACCAAGTGGAGAAAGCAGCCTAAATGGCTCTGTAGACTCTGATAGTGTTGCTGGTTCAGTGTTGTCAAGTGCATCAGTTGGTAGTCTAACAAAATCACCTCTAAGGTCTAGTTTAAAGAAACCACGACAGAATGGACTTGGAATAGCCAACCCTGCATTTGCTGGCTCTTCGCCAAGCATAACGAGTCGTGGTAgtgttaaaaaagtgaaaatagttATTGAGCAGGAGAGTACACCCGTGTAG